In Danaus plexippus chromosome 9 unlocalized genomic scaffold, MEX_DaPlex mxdp_26, whole genome shotgun sequence, the following proteins share a genomic window:
- the LOC116767313 gene encoding uncharacterized protein LOC116767313 isoform X2, with amino-acid sequence MYSFQIFFIILLIHSHLATSDEPTKSLPDPKLFLNITNPSGPTNVTETKLTTNLTEKTIATNVTETGPLTNVTEITPGLNVTEIKSGPVVTDIKPATNVTGVKPGPDVTDIKPATNVTGVKPGPGVTDIKPATNVTGVKPGPGVTDIKPATNVTGVKPGPDVTDIKPATNVTGVKPGPGVTDMKPGPDVTDIRPVTNVTDIRPATNITETEPATNITKIKPEINVTEDDLTTTVTELEPAINVTKAETDINQDKDVKYIGTEKKVPVQISADTNESNLDTSAKELNDKHVDTKNTSSSVTGIVIGSIALTLIAFCALITVYKWYSKRTYVA; translated from the exons atgtactcatttcaaatatttttcataattttattg atCCACAGCCACCTCGCGACATCTGATGAACCGACAAAAAGCCTTCCAGACCCCAagctgtttttaaatataacaaatccCAGTGGGCCTACAAATGTGACTGAAACCAAGCTGACAACAAATTTAACCGAAAAAACCATTGCTACGAATGTAACCGAAACTGGACCGCTTACAAATGTAACTGAAATTACACCAGGTCTAAACGTAACGGAAATCAAATCGGGTCCAGTTGTAACCGACATTAAACCGGCTACAAACGTAACCGGCGTTAAACCGGGACCAGATGTAACCGACATTAAACCGGCTACAAACGTAACCGGCGTTAAACCGGGTCCAGGTGTAACCGACATTAAACCGGCTACAAACGTAACCGGCGTTAAACCGGGACCAGGTGTAACCGACATTAAACCGGCTACAAACGTAACCGGCGTTAAACCGGGTCCAGATGTAACCGACATTAAACCGGCTACAAACGTAACCGGCGTTAAACCGGGTCCAGGTGTAACCGACATGAAACCGGGTCCAGATGTAACCGACATTAGACCGGTTACAAATGTAACTGACATTAGACCGGCTACAAATATAACTGAAACCGAACCAGCTACAAATATAACCAAAATTAAACcagaaataaatgtaactgAAGACGATCTGACTACAACTGTAACCGAATTAGAGCCCGCTATAAATGTAACCAAAGCTGAAACGGACATAAATCAAGACAAAGATGTTAAATACATTGGAACTGAAAAAAAAGTACCAGTGCAAATCAGTGCAGACACAAACGAGTCAAACTTAGATACCAG tgcAAAAGAACTAAATGATAAACATGTCGATACAAAAAATACGTCTTCGAGTGTTACTGGAATAGTAATTGGCTCGATAGCTTTAACTCTGATTGCTTTCTGTGCCCTCATTACAGTCTACAAATGGTACAGCAAGAGAACTTACG TAGCTTGA
- the LOC116767313 gene encoding uncharacterized protein LOC116767313 isoform X1 yields the protein MYSFQIFFIILLIHSHLATSDEPTKSLPDPKLFLNITNPSGPTNVTETKLTTNLTEKTIATNVTETGPLTNVTEITPGLNVTEIKSGPVVTDIKPATNVTGVKPGPDVTDIKPATNVTGVKPGPGVTDIKPATNVTGVKPGPGVTDIKPATNVTGVKPGPDVTDIKPATNVTGVKPGPGVTDMKPGPDVTDIRPVTNVTDIRPATNITETEPATNITKIKPEINVTEDDLTTTVTELEPAINVTKAETDINQDKDVKYIGTEKKVPVQISADTNESNLDTSAKELNDKHVDTKNTSSSVTGIVIGSIALTLIAFCALITVYKWYSKRTYVVRNSNVEMRQA from the exons atgtactcatttcaaatatttttcataattttattg atCCACAGCCACCTCGCGACATCTGATGAACCGACAAAAAGCCTTCCAGACCCCAagctgtttttaaatataacaaatccCAGTGGGCCTACAAATGTGACTGAAACCAAGCTGACAACAAATTTAACCGAAAAAACCATTGCTACGAATGTAACCGAAACTGGACCGCTTACAAATGTAACTGAAATTACACCAGGTCTAAACGTAACGGAAATCAAATCGGGTCCAGTTGTAACCGACATTAAACCGGCTACAAACGTAACCGGCGTTAAACCGGGACCAGATGTAACCGACATTAAACCGGCTACAAACGTAACCGGCGTTAAACCGGGTCCAGGTGTAACCGACATTAAACCGGCTACAAACGTAACCGGCGTTAAACCGGGACCAGGTGTAACCGACATTAAACCGGCTACAAACGTAACCGGCGTTAAACCGGGTCCAGATGTAACCGACATTAAACCGGCTACAAACGTAACCGGCGTTAAACCGGGTCCAGGTGTAACCGACATGAAACCGGGTCCAGATGTAACCGACATTAGACCGGTTACAAATGTAACTGACATTAGACCGGCTACAAATATAACTGAAACCGAACCAGCTACAAATATAACCAAAATTAAACcagaaataaatgtaactgAAGACGATCTGACTACAACTGTAACCGAATTAGAGCCCGCTATAAATGTAACCAAAGCTGAAACGGACATAAATCAAGACAAAGATGTTAAATACATTGGAACTGAAAAAAAAGTACCAGTGCAAATCAGTGCAGACACAAACGAGTCAAACTTAGATACCAG tgcAAAAGAACTAAATGATAAACATGTCGATACAAAAAATACGTCTTCGAGTGTTACTGGAATAGTAATTGGCTCGATAGCTTTAACTCTGATTGCTTTCTGTGCCCTCATTACAGTCTACAAATGGTACAGCAAGAGAACTTACG TTGTCAGAAATTCAAACGTTGAAATGAGACAAGCGTGA
- the LOC116767489 gene encoding LOW QUALITY PROTEIN: adhesion G-protein coupled receptor G2-like (The sequence of the model RefSeq protein was modified relative to this genomic sequence to represent the inferred CDS: inserted 1 base in 1 codon), with the protein MTSLFTKFLKLTFLFSLWICENFVSGKEVYGPNCPIGFTLLFRKEGPLCYRRKGPELFNEKYRECAGNLYSSELIHETNFTKPDHAVWTQYKSMYPGGFLYDTSFSKNYGKVISFDLHGISTSIELLDKDEELCLILDPVSNYTLVNCNKRYYSYCVIRPYKSEESLVGCQELKDSVRFWSPDSTCLTSLIGVGGGAIRATWNQAKELCWKNGASLLHRGWRYSNHPVFRGSFMNHTYPLGIIMSNDLSLLRYDAIQDHSEIPQSDWNFDDTIENSDTLLGGLQNDFWSLVNGSYIFYEVICELHLGVRNVSLHLAIDEDNRMTLTINASLHDDDISCYTDSVKPIITKVSKRRIDGKNMFIISPKQDGYYWCIHTNTRNFKPAASNKVLFLRAKEALINTYSIKFQLDHYVRLTGKDWEVYLHEVCENKIKEYIFYRTKYEQIFGELNTNLTEDTLKVFKHSNPSLKGKDKAILNIKLKRLYPDVRKVLVHVELNPDMKPVPPGYWEGLKIFYMKSVYYCRGFDTVADGTLGETKLSGCHNHTCIGNFNEGVQWVTTARTDCRNSGHRALSIDDVTMVMPSVVITSTQSSSSGKEETSESSEESDNYFTGKQTSRFIPDRNTPEVTTDGTVNAETTHTVDNVNNFTTESVLTTDLTFPDTTVTTTTYPPTTTSVTTTEEAVTVPPEVLLDRVIEDLDNLVNNTEPVMVKDIDNVFNQIDNILESRGSLEIPSQFLHLLDTLGTTVNLNGSLTATAVRNNIALVLADAEPSHPVRGMKIAARDSDMFTNDAFQIFNGDLNSTDLETDRNEVVVHLPSSLSETSRRVSFVVFRNDRAFTSNSNVYSVNSRVLSVKIENITTFDNDEVIDIHVSPITIDVNRNESRACAYWQFTGNGTGYWSQDGCKLIPATQPGMLSTCRCTHLTHFAEVLFPRTVFTVRDEDMLELLTIIGCCLSIFGLAFVGVTAAMFRSWRRDFSNKIWLQLCIAIFISVLSFLVVIFAKFQEYNVPCMLMGVVLHYSVLSSFCWMLVAAILSYRRLVLVFTRDASHKLLRASAFAWGTPCAIIGILLSVSPQSYSNRFEEISPSGSFCYPSGLALWISVYAPIAXILVINWILFALIVRSVFASRGIQRHGDSNEALRCASVSCLLVFLFGLPWIFGLFAFNVVFAYLFTLTATYQGLILFLFFVVGNKKTRDLWLNKLKIKQTRKVPVTSSTYSNRSSGWRGGTHPMTIESKTSKPKSLEQDDSRFLDLGNRVSLKADCSV; encoded by the exons atgACTTCTTTATTTACgaagtttttaaaactcaCTTTCCTTTTTTCGCTATGGATTTGTGAAAATTTCGTTTCTGGAAAAGAGGTTTATGGTCCGAATTGTCCGATTGGTTTTACGCTGCTGTTCAGGAAGGAAGGACCTCTTTGCTACAGACGGAAAGGTCCAGAATTATTTAACGAAAAATACAGAGAATGCGCTGGAAACTTGTACTCATCAGAGTTAATACATGAGACAAATTTTACGAAACCAGATCATGCAGTCTGGACGCAGTACAAGTCCATGTACCCGGGTGGTTTCTTATACGACACCAGCTTCTCCAAAAACTACGGAAAGGTGATTAGCTTTGATTTACACGGTATATCCACAAGCATAGAGTTGTTAGATAAAGATGAAGAACTTTGTCTTATACTAGACCCTGTAAGTAACTACACATTGGtgaattgtaataaaagatattatagcTACTGTGTCATAAGACCGTACAAATCTGAAGAGTCCCTTGTAGGCTGTCAGGAATTGAAAGATTCAGTGCGTTTCTGGAGTCCTGATTCAACTTGTTTGACCTCTTTGATCGGAGTAGGAGGCGGTGCTATAAGAGCTACTTGGAACCAAGCTAAAGAACTTTGTTGGAAAAATGGCGCTTCGCTTTTACATCGGGGTTGGAGATATTCCAACCATCCGGTATTTCGCGGATCTTTTATGAATCATACATATCCGTTAGGAATCATTATGAGCAATGACCTTTCGTTGTTGAGATATGACGCTATACAGGACCATTCGGAG ATACCCCAAAGTGATTGGAATTTCGACGATACTATTGAAAACTCTGATACTTTACTGGGTGGACTGCAAAATGATTTCTGGTCACTTGTCAACGGATCGTATATCTTTTATGAAGTTATCTGTGAGTTGCATTTAGGTGTTAGGAATGTCAGTCTACACTTGGCTATAGATGA GGATAATAGAATGACTCTCACTATAAACGCTTCATTACATGATGATGATATTTCGTGCTACACGGATTCTGTTAAACCAATTATAACGAAAGTTAGCAAACGGAGGATTGAtggtaaaaatatgttcataatCTCACCCAAACAGGACGGCTATTACTGGTGTATCCACACCAACACAAGGAACTTTAAGCCAGCAGCGTCCAATAAAGTGCTATTTTTACGTGCCAAAGAGGCACTCATTAACACATActctataaaatttcaattagatCATTACGTACGATTAACTGGAAAGGACTGGGAGGTTTATTTGCACGAAGTCTGTgagaacaaaattaaagaatacatATTCTATCGAACAAAGTACGAACAGATATTTGGGGAGTTGAATACAAATTTGACGGAGGACactttgaaagtttttaaacattcaaatcCTAGTTTGAAAGGAAAAGATAAAGCAATCTTGAACATAAAATTGAAGAGGCTGTATCCGGATGTTCGAAAAGTTTTAGTGCATGTAGAATTAAATCCAGATATGAAACCTGTACCTCCAGGTTATTGGGAAGGCTTGAAGATCTTCTATATGAAGTCTGTTTATTATTGCAGGGGTTTTGATACTGTTGCAGATGGGACTTTAG gaGAGACAAAATTGTCTGGATGCCATAATCATACTTGTATAGGCAATTTCAACGAAGGTGTTCAATGGGTGACCACGGCGAGGACTGACTGTAGGAATTCTGGTCATAGGGCCCTCAgcattgatgacgtcaccaTGGTTATGCCATCAGTAGTAATAACTTCA ACCCAGTCATCAAGCTCTGGCAAGGAAGAAACAAGCGAGAGTTCAGAGGAGAGTGATAACTATTTCACTGGGAAGCAAACATCTCGCTTTATCCCAGACAGAAATACTCCTGAAGTTACCACAGATGGTACTGTTAACGCAGAGACTACGCACACAGTTGATAATGTCAATAATTTCACCACGGAAAGTGTTTTAACAACCGATCTTACCTTCCCTGATACCACCGTAACTACCACCACTTACCCTCCTACTACCACCAGCGTTACCACAACTGAGGAAGCTGTTACTGTGCCG CCGGAGGTACTTCTGGATCGAGTGATAGAAGATCTGGATAATCTTGTCAACAACACAGAACCTGTTATGGTGAAGGACATCGACAACGTATTTAATCAG ATAGACAATATTCTCGAATCACGGGGAAGTCTCGAAATACCAAGCCAATTCCTACATTTACTAGATACTTTAGGAACGACGGTGAATTTAAATGGATCTCTAACAGCTACTGCGGTCCGAAACAACATAGCTTTGGTACTAGCGGACGCTGAACCCAGTCATCCCGTTAGAGGCATGAAGATAGCTGCCAGAGACAGCGACATGTTCACTAATGACGcctttcaaatttttaatg GTGATCTCAATTCAACAGATCTTGAAACTGATCGCAACGAAGTAGTTGTTCACCTGCCTTCATCCTTGTCGGAGACGTCACGTCGAGTGTCTTTCGTGGTGTTTCGGAACGACCGTGCCTTTACATCGAACTCTAACGTGTACTCCGTTAATAGTAGAGTTCTAAGcgtgaaaatagaaaatataacgaCGTTCGATAACGACGAGGTCATAGATATACACGTTAGTCCCATCACAATTGATGTAAACAGAAATGAGAGTCGTGCGTGTGCGTATTGGCAGTTCACGGGAAATGGGACCGGATATTGGTCACAGGATGgttgtaaattaattcctGCCACACAACCGGGAATGTTAAGTACATGTCGATGTACACATCTGACACATTTCGCAGAAGTTTTGTTCCCTCGAACGGTTTTTACTGTAAGAGATGAAGATATGTTAGAGCTTTTAACAATTATAGGATGTTGCTTGTCCATTTTCGGTTTAGCTTTTGTGGGGGTGACGGCAGCTATGTTCAGATCATGGCGTCGAGATTTCAGCAACAAAATATGGTTACAGTTATGCAttgctatatttatatctgttcTCAGTTTTTTGGTCGTAATTTTTGCAAAATTCCAAGAATACAACGTACCGTGTATGTTAATGGGCGTTGTTCTTCATTATTCTGTTTTATCTTCATTTTGCTGGATGTTAGTAGCAGCTATTCTCTCGTATCGGCGATTAGTCCTTGTTTTTACAAGAGATGCTTCTCACAAATTACTTAGAGCATCTGCTTTTGCCTGGGGTACACCCTGTGCAATAATTGGTATACTTCTATCAGTATCCCCGCAATCATATTCCAATCGTTTCGAAGAAATATCACCAAGTGGTTCATTCTGCTATCCTTCAGGTCTAGCTCTATGGATCTCAGTCTATGCTCCTATTG TTATACTTGTGATAAACTGGATACTATTCGCTTTAATAGTAAGATCCGTGTTTGCATCACGAGGTATCCAACGACACGGAGATTCAAACGAAGCGTTACGTTGCGCATCAGTGAGTTGTCTGTTGGTATTTCTGTTTGGTTTGCCTTGGATTTTCGGTCTCTTTGCATTTAACGTCGTATTTGCCTATCTGTTTACGCTAACGGCAACATATCAGGGCTtgattttgtttctatttttcGTTGTTGGTAACAAAAAGACGAGAGATTTGTGGTTAAATAAACTGAAGATCAAACAAACTCGTAAAGTGCCGGTTACATCATCGACTTACTCTAACAGAAGTTCGGGTTGGAGGGGAGGAACTCATCCTATGACTATCGAATCAAAAACTTCCAAACCTAAATCTCTCGAGCAAGATGACTCCAGATTTCTTGACCTAGGAAATAGAGTCAGTTTGAAGGCTGACTGTTCCGTGTaa